CCGAGCCTCACCGGGCGCCTGACGCCTGAAGCAGAGGCGGGCCTGGTCGACGTGGTGCTTGGCAAGGGCTCCTGGCGAGACATGGTCTGGGTCGATCCGCAGACCAATCTGCATTTCCTGCCTTGCGTGGTCGCCTCACGGTTCTCCAACTCCGGAGACATCCTGGCCTCCCCGCAAATGGAGAAGCTGTTCCAGCAGCTTCGCGAGCAGTATGACCGCGTGATTCTCGATCTCAGTCCGCTTGCGCCTGTGATCGACGTGCGTGCAACCGGCGCGCTGGTCGACTCCTACGTCATCGTCCTCGAATGGGCACGCGCCAAGATCGACGTCGTCGAGCGCGTGCTGATCGAAACGCCCGTCGTGCGGGATCGGCTGATGGGCGCGGTGCTCAACAAGGTAAATATGGCGGTGATGAGCCGCTATGACTCCTACAATTCGGACTACTACCGCAATAGCTACTACAAGAGGTACGGCTACGTTGACTGACGAATGAACCGTCTCGCCAACGTTCTGCTGCGATCTGTCCTAATCACCGCGGCGCTGGCATCCGCGTCGTGGTCGATTGCCTATTTCGCCAACGCCGATCAGGCCATCCAGCTCGACGATATCGCCAATCGCATCATGTCGGGCGATGCATTCCAGCAGAAGCCGCTCGCCTCACTTGCGGCGGTCCTTGATGCCGCCGATAAGCGAAGCCTCTGCAATCCCCGTGAGATCAGGGCAGTGGCGATCATCCGGCTGCGTCAATACGAAGAGGCCGTCAGCGCGGCGGACCTCCGGCTCGCCGAGGGGCAGCTCAAGGTGCTCCGCACGGCGACCGACCGGGCGCTGAGCTGCGTACCGACCGAGGGCTTCCTCTGGTTCATCAGATATTGGATCGCGCTGTCCCACGGCGGCTCTGCAGCCGAACATTTCCATGAGCTCAGGATGTCGTATGCCCTGAGCCCGTTCGAGGGCTGGGTGGCCGTCCGGCGCAGTCCATACGTCCTGGCGATCTACGAGACCCTGCCGCCGGACCTGAAGGAGCAAGCCCGGCAAGAGTTCGTCGCCATGGTCAACTCCGCGTTCGTCGAAGAAGCGACGCGAATTCTGGAGGGGCCGGGCTGGTTAGCCAGGAAAGAGCTGCTGGCAGGGTTGTCGAACGTGCGCCTTGACCTCCGCATGCAGTTCGACAAGCGCCTCCGCACGGACGGGTTCAATGTCGAGATCCCGGGCGTCGCGCCCACCGAGTTCAGGCCGTGGCAATAAGCCTCGGGCTATGCCTCGCGATCCGCCGCGGCCGGATGCCACCGCGTGCGGCATCCGGCAAATTGCATTACTGACGGCTGGTGATCTTGAGGATCTGAGCGTTGTTCGCAGTCACGATGGTGTCGTTGGCGGTCGCGATCACGACACGCACGAACTGCAGGAACTTCGCCGTATCGACAGTCGCCGCATTGGCGGCGAACAGCACGTCCTTGTCGCGCATCTCGAACTTGCTCGCCAGGAAGAACCCGGCCGGATCGCGGAAATCGACATTGTAGACGACCGGGACGAGCGGACCAACAAACTTCGAGCAGTCGACGCCGAGGCGCTCAGCGAGCTCACGCGGCTCGCGCCGGTAGACGTAGACGCCGGCCGGCTCGGCCTGCGCATCGAGCAGGCCGCCCGCCTTCGCCATCGCCTGCGCCATGTTGATCTTCCACATGTCGAATGTGAACTGGCCCTGCGCGCCCGATGCGCCGAACGCCAGGAACACCTGCGGCTCGCGATAGACGTAGATGGTGTCGCCCGGATGGACCCACACGTTGTTGGCAGGCTGGTAGACCAGTGCACCGAACGGAACGGTTGCCCGCTTGCCATTACGCTCCAGCGTTACCCACGTCTCGTAGCCCTGCCCTTTCGGGCCGCCGGCACGCGAGATCACGTCGAGCACGCGCTCGCCCGCCGCGTTGGCCTGCAGGCGGCTCGGCGTGTTGACCTCGCCGAGAACACTGATCAAGGAGGTATTCTGCGTGATTAGCGCCACGACGACCTGAGGCTCGATCGCGCGATTGCCGAGCGCCTTGACGATATCCTGCTGGATCTCGCTTGGCGTCCGCCCCTGGGCCTTGATCGCGCCGGCATACGGGACCGTGATGAAGCCTGCCGAGTCGACATTCTGGTTCGGCAACGAGACGAAGTTGCCGGGACGGACGCCGGCTTCAGCCGGAATGAACAGACCGCCTGCGGCTGCTTCGAAGATGGTGACCGATACGACGTCGCCGATACCGAACTTGATGCTCGGCGGCGGCCGATGGTCGGGGAACGAGCCGGCGAGAGCACCAGGCCCGTATTCCCTCACGATGTTCAGCAGCTCAGCGTTGAGCTTCACAAGCCCGTAGTCAGGGCCCGATCGCGTTATCTCGCTCTTGATAACATGGTCCTCGGGTCCCGAGGACGGCATGATCGAACAGCCTGCCGAAGTGAGCAGGATGGCTGCCATCAGCCCTGCGAATGTAATGCCCCGTTTCACGCCAGTCCCCGTATTTTACCGCATCAGAATTGGGTCAAATCCCCAATGGAGTCAACGCGGCCTGTCCCCTGGGGAACAATAACCGCCGATTGTTGCGCCGCAGTTACACGTCTATTCCGGGAGGCCAATATCTGTGCGATCCGCTGCCCAGAAGTTGGCTGAAACGCTGCCTTTTGGATCAAGGAAGGGCCTTAATAGGCGTTGCGGCGGCGTGTAAGTTCTAGACAGGTCAGGACTAGAATCTTCAGGTCCAGCGCCAGACTCCAATTGTTGATGTACCACAGGTCGCAATCGACCCTGCCCTTCATCTGCTCGACGCGGGCGGTCTCGCCCCGATAGCCGTTGACCTGCGCCCATCCCGTAATCCCCGGCTTGACATGATGGCGATAGGCATATTCCGAGAGAATGTCGCCGTAGTGATCGTCGTGCGCCAGCGCATGAGGCCTCGGCCCGACCAGAGACATCTCGCCGCGCAGCACGTTGATGAGCTGCGGCACCTCGTCGATGCTCGAGCGGCGCAGAACGCTCCCGACCCTGGTCACGCGTGGATCGAACCGCTTGGCCTGCACGACCGTGGCGCCGTCCTCCATCACGGTCATCGTGCGGAACTTGAAGATCGGAAACTGCTTGGCGTTGAAGCCATTGCGCCGTTGCCGGAAGAACACGGGCCCCGGCGAATCGGACTTGATCGCGATTGCGCTCAGCAGCATCAAGGGCATGAGCAGGATCAGGCCGAGCGAGGCGCCGGCGATGTCAACCAGGCGCTTCGACAGCTGCTCGACGCGCGAGAGCGGGCCGCGCTGAATCTCGATCGAGAGCGACCGGCGCAGCCTGAACGACGGATTCTCCGCGAGCGAGCGGATGCGCCGGTCGGGCACCAACTGCACAGGCAGCGGGGAAATCCGCAACCGGTCCCGGACCAGCTCGAGCTTTCGGGTGTCGGTCCATGGAAACGCCAGCACGATCTCATCGACGCTGCGTTCGCGGCCGACGGCCAGCGCCTGCTCCAGCGAGGATGCTTCATCCTCGCTCATGGCAAATCCGCTGTTCCTGTCGCTGCTGAAGACGACGCGATCGACCTCGGTCAGACCGAACCGCTCCAGCAGTTCGTCGACGCCGAGCGCGGCGAGCTCTTCGCGCGTGCCGAGCACGATCGCGCGACGGCCCTGAACCTGTCCTTCCGCAACAGCGTTGACGACGAGACGTTTGGCGAACTGCCGGCAGACCAGGAGAAGCAGCAGCGCAAGCGAGCCGAAACAGATGATCGATCCGCGCGAGAATACCGCGCCGCTCTTCATCAGGAACGCCAGCAGCGTCAGCAGCAAGCTCACCATAAACCACTGCATGACGATCCGGCCGGCATCCCTTCTGCGCCTCGAGAACGCGATGCGAAGATCATAGAAGCCGCTGGACTGTCCGATCAGAACATAGAGCGACGCAGCGATGATGCCGGCTCCAAGTAGCTGGTCCGCATTCCTGAATTCGCCGTTTGCAACAATCTGATAGAGCCCGCCGCCGGCGATGCTCGCGAAGATGATGAGAAAGCCGTCGACCAGCGCTAGCACGTACTGAAGCGCGGAATAAGGGATCTTGAACTTGTGCCCCGATCCGCCCGGCTCCGGAGAACGACCAACAAGATCAGGGGACGGCGATCCAACAGCGCTTGAGCCACGCGTCGGCACGTTCTTTGGCGCGAGCTCTGACGAGTCGCTGCTGACTGAACTCTGAGGGATCAGGATCGCCTCCCAAGTACCGACAATTTAGTGCGAATTAACCAGCGGGAAGAGAACAACAATTATGCTGCAATGCAACAAAATTGCGCAATGCGATAGATCAACTTTTTATGTTAATTGTTATTTTAAGTGCCAAAGGATTGGACGGCAAGTCAAGCACGCAAGCGCGTTCAGGCAAATTAAACATTCGTAAAGGTCAGCGACAAAAAGTGACGCGCGTTTTCATTTTCCTTGCCCTGGCTCTGCTTGCTGCCGGCGGGGGGGCACTAGCTAACACGCTGCGTGTCGCCCAACTGCAAAACTGCGTTCCGGGCTCCAGCGCGGAGCAGCGGCAGCGTTGCGATGACGCCATAACCGAGCAGCTGAAGTCAACCAGCCGAACGACGCAGCTCGACCAGGGCTGGCGCCTGGTGACCACGACGGAGCCGGACGGCCGCGGCGAAGCCGTTTCGGTCATGCGCACAGTGGATTCGGCGAAGTCCGACCTCGGCATAGCAGGCCTCAGCCTTCGCTGCGGTCGAAACGGCGCCATCGAGGTGGTGCTCATCATGCTCGACCCGATGGCGCGCAGCAGTCACCCGAAAGTGGCGCTAACCGCGGGCACCGATCGCAAGGAGTTCGAAACGACGGTCGCCACCAGTGGCGAAGCCCTGTTGCTGCCGTCCGCGGCATCGAGCCTCGCGACCGGTGCTTGGCGTGACGCGGCGGAAGTGTCGATCGAAGTCACGACAAGCTCGAATCCGATCCGCGGCGTCGTTCCGATCGGCGGACTTCAGGCCGCGCTGCGCGCACTCGCGCCCCATTGCGCGATTCGATAGCGACGGTTGCTTCAATTGATTTAGCCCTTTTTTAGGAGTCCACGTGAAAAGGTGGAGGCGGAGATCAAACATGTTTCCGCTTGCCATCTTCCTGTTTCTTGCTGGTGCCACCCTTGCCTGGGCCTTTCGCGTCTGGGTCATGGTGCCTGTGACGCTGCTGGCAATGCTGGTTGGGTTCGGACTCACGCTCGCGCTCGGCTCGGATTTTCTCGGTGCGCTCGGCCGCGGCCTGCTGATCGGCGTCATGCCGCAGTTCGGCTACGCTTTGGGTCTCGTGACACGAAGCACGCTTGCCGGGATGCGCGCACCGAGAACCTCGCGCAGCGTCGCTTTGCTCTATCGCCAGCGTTCGACCGATCCCACACGCTAGGCTGCCGCTCCCGGGCTACATCACGATCGGACAATCTGTTCAACCAGCGCAAGGCGCCGGAGCCGGAAAGTTTGCGTCCCGCGATCCTTGTGCGATAGTCCCCGGTGACTGAGCATCTGGCGCTCGTCAGTCGCGCCGCAATTCCGAAGTTTTCCGACTTGTCGATCGCCTTTCGCCTGCTGATGATTCTGCTTGCGGCGACACCGGTCTTCGCGCTCACCTCGGGTGCGCGGGCCGAGGCTGCTTTTGCGATGGCCGCGGCGGCCATCCTGATCTCGGCTGCAACAGGCGCGCAGCGCGACGTCGCGCCCGCGATGCGGCTGATCCGGCGATTTTCCGTAGCGATGCTTCTCCCTGTCGTCTGGATGATGCTGCAAATCATGCCGCAACCATTCTCGAGCCTGACCAATCCGATCTGGTCCACGGCCGCGATTGCACTGAACGATCCCACACTTTGGGGCCGCATCAGCCTCGATCCGGGATCCACGATGCGCGGCCTTTTCCAT
This region of Bradyrhizobium sp. CCGUVB1N3 genomic DNA includes:
- a CDS encoding polysaccharide biosynthesis/export family protein, which codes for MKRGITFAGLMAAILLTSAGCSIMPSSGPEDHVIKSEITRSGPDYGLVKLNAELLNIVREYGPGALAGSFPDHRPPPSIKFGIGDVVSVTIFEAAAGGLFIPAEAGVRPGNFVSLPNQNVDSAGFITVPYAGAIKAQGRTPSEIQQDIVKALGNRAIEPQVVVALITQNTSLISVLGEVNTPSRLQANAAGERVLDVISRAGGPKGQGYETWVTLERNGKRATVPFGALVYQPANNVWVHPGDTIYVYREPQVFLAFGASGAQGQFTFDMWKINMAQAMAKAGGLLDAQAEPAGVYVYRREPRELAERLGVDCSKFVGPLVPVVYNVDFRDPAGFFLASKFEMRDKDVLFAANAATVDTAKFLQFVRVVIATANDTIVTANNAQILKITSRQ
- a CDS encoding undecaprenyl-phosphate glucose phosphotransferase; the protein is MLALVDGFLIIFASIAGGGLYQIVANGEFRNADQLLGAGIIAASLYVLIGQSSGFYDLRIAFSRRRRDAGRIVMQWFMVSLLLTLLAFLMKSGAVFSRGSIICFGSLALLLLLVCRQFAKRLVVNAVAEGQVQGRRAIVLGTREELAALGVDELLERFGLTEVDRVVFSSDRNSGFAMSEDEASSLEQALAVGRERSVDEIVLAFPWTDTRKLELVRDRLRISPLPVQLVPDRRIRSLAENPSFRLRRSLSIEIQRGPLSRVEQLSKRLVDIAGASLGLILLMPLMLLSAIAIKSDSPGPVFFRQRRNGFNAKQFPIFKFRTMTVMEDGATVVQAKRFDPRVTRVGSVLRRSSIDEVPQLINVLRGEMSLVGPRPHALAHDDHYGDILSEYAYRHHVKPGITGWAQVNGYRGETARVEQMKGRVDCDLWYINNWSLALDLKILVLTCLELTRRRNAY